CTTACATTCAAGACCCTTCTGTGGCGGATGCAACAGCTCTATGGAAGGCAGTGTCTTTTTGTAAGGAGCTGGGCTACCCACGAGTGGTTTTTGAAGGGGACTCCCTGCAGGTGGTGCAAGCATTGAACAACGGCCAGGCATGGAATATATATTCTCAACTGTTAGCAGATGTACGCACCTTATTACATGGTTTTACGTTCCACAAGATCCAATATGTAAGCAGAGATGCTAATAAGGTTGCCCATGGTTTGGCAAAGCTAGCTGTTAATCAGTCCTGTGACTCTGTGTGGATTGATGAATGTCCTTCACCAGTCCAACACTTTGTAAGTGCCGAGTTTAGCTTGTCTGATTAATGAATGAATTTctatcttcaaaaaaaaaaaaaaaagattaactCTGCTTGTCTCTCTTATCTTTTTTAGAAAGCTGCAACAGGATTACGTGttatgtcactttttttttattattattttcataaacaattttattttgagcTATATTTGCTATACACTGttacattcatatttttttttttggatttcagtaattatttttttgtagtttttaaatactttatttaccatttgtcattttgagacaaaaatgaggagtgtttttttattttgagccgGTTAGAGTATCCCTAGTGAACGCCCTaaattttcactaaattttagctcaaaaatctacttttttgaatttatctatcacttttaaaaagtttcatacatcaaactctctaaatatttttctatttgaaacagatattattttttattgatttggaGAACAACAACTTTAACTTCCATGAAAAATTGGCACCAATATCACCACCACCGACAGAGCCACCGGCAGATCAATAACCCCGTAAAATTCCAACGGTTACCACTCATTCAAAAtgtttttgtctcagaatggccaaagagggagtttgttggtttattttattggttACATTCTATCAACAAAAACATTGCCTTATCAGGGACACTGTAATTTAGAAGatttttagaattaatattgcagaatatttaaTCAAGAATCGAAAGGGTTGAACAAGGCAAGATCTACTTGATATCTCTCAAAGAAGGAAAGGTTCTGAAGAATGAAAGGTTATGGAGACTTTACAACTTAGAAAAGTTGGTTTTCCCTACAGACTGTTCGGATGGCTAGAAGCAGCATATGGACGCTAATCATAGAAAGTCAGAGTTCGATTCCTGTCTGGACGGCCCAGCGGACGTGAACCACCGAGAGCTCCTGTTTGAAAgttagatttcaaaaagtgcgttttaaaataacgattttaaaatgtgcgatttgaaaaaagtgatttttaaaatctcagttaagcgtttagcaaaatcgcagtttagtctttaaaatcgtaagttagcctttaaaattctgtgttttcaaaaaagcatcatcttacatgcgatttgaaaaaacaaattttctactttttcaaatcacaatttttaaaaacccagttctcaaacgatttatattcagcattttggtttaaaatcgtacttattgtctacgaaatcacaatctcaaatgcACCCTAAAGGTAATACCTGCCCATATAATATGGTTTACACCCCTAAAAAATTacttcttaaaaacaaaaacacaaaccaCTTTTTAAGTAGCTAATTATGCTCATGTTTTCATGTGAGgagcttaattatttttttacttacaatttttttttgttattttttttttaaaatggagGTCAACGTGGTGGCTGCCTGGCTTATGATGGCTGTCAGAACCGTCTAGTAGCCCCTCCCAGAGATGGTTGATAGATCCATCTATCGACCACATGGTCGCTGCCAGGTGGCTACTAGAACCATCTAGTAGTCGCCAATTGTCTAGCGGATACCTTTGATATTTAAGTTAATGAGagatttagggtgcgtttgggattgcgatttcgtagacaataagtgcgattttaaaccaaatcgcagaacataaatcgtttgggaaatgcgtttttaaaaattgcgatttgaaaacgcagaaaatttgctttttcaaatcgcagataagatagtgcttttttaaaaacgcagaattttaaaggtaaattcgcgattttaaaggccaaactgcgattttgccaaacgcttaactacgtttttaaaaatcatttttttcaaatcgcacattttaaaatcgttattttaaatcgcactttttgaaatcgcaaacccaaacggacccttaagaaggagagagagagagagagagagagagagagagagagatgcaagGAGAGTAGGGTGTTCATAATGAATGTTTCCTCCACTTGCATGTAGTCCAATAATAAGGTAGGACCATGACCAGATTAACATCTCCAGCTTTGCAAATGTAGTGCTACGTGTTTGTTAGTTGTATTAAGGGCGTTGGCTGATTTCTTGCTAGAAATATCATGATAATTAGGATGGGGTGGCATAGTGGTTATCTTCTGCGTCGCACATTTCCTCATTTACTAAACCGTTGGTTCATTGATCCACCTGGCACATGAGGCTTGTAGTTTGGGCAAacgaatcctctccatttcaaatgaaatggagggAAGCGGTCCCTTATAAAACAATGGATAAAAtagttcaaaaaattgaaatgataaTATTATCCCTTATTTTGTAAGGGACCAGTTCCTCTCCATTgcatttgaaatgaagaggagCCGTTTTCGTAGTTTTGAGCCTAGATGTCTGACTTTTAATGGGCCTCTTTGACTTGGAgtttagagaaattttatttttcattttcctgtTCAACTTTTGTTCAATTccatagatatttttttaaaaaaaaataaaaaattatcattaaaatttgtaaaaatgtcaaataataaatttgaataagaGATAATATTGAATAAAAGTCCGAATAATAAaacatttctttaatttaattatgacaATCATACGTAGAGACAAGTGAGCCCTAGCCTGTATTCCAAATTGGCTGCAATTAACTCATACACATCAGAAAATTAACTGAAAAAATCGTCACCTTTGCCTTAATTAGTATGGAGTGGTAATAAATAAAGTTACCATCATCATCAAGCCAATGAAGGCGATTCAAATTTTAACATCTATGCAAAGTCAAGGGGAGTTCACCAAGAATTTACGGTTATTTACTTcccatttaaattaaatatttcacgtattgaacttcaaataaaaatttaactcccaaaatataaacaaattaacGGGGGATACCAGGAGGATTGGGAGTTTGAACCGGACTGCTAGCTAATTTGTGAGAAGTGAGAACATATATATTAGAAGTGAGTGCAGTGATAATAAGTAAGGCCAAAGACACCAAAACTGAGAGCAGTGATAGTAGAAGCATCAAGCCATGCGCTCTGCCACCCCTCACCTCCTGCGCATACTTGGTTGAAGCCACTGCCAGCACCGTCAAAGGGAACGGGTAAGCCCACCAGGCTACGTTGAACTTCCTCATTGATCTTTTGAATAGGGCTGGCCTACAAACCTGCCTCCACAACATTGTAGAGCATCATAATTAGCCAATAGTTTCCTATAAAGCTAATTAACAAGAGTGAAGTTCTTTCCCCCTGCTGATAATATgtccctttcttttttaatgcttttaattATTATACCTTTTTTTGTCCTGTCTGTTTTAGCGTAAAGTGTACTTTTCtgttaaaaatgttttcagctataaaaatattttttgacgtTTAGTTCgccaaaaaaatcaacaaatattggttatattttcttataatatgaggagttgtgaagaaaaaaaaaaaagatgatgaagAGTAGTTACAGAGGAAGGTTGTGTGTTTGGGAGTGGAATTTGAGATATGATCGAGTGCAATTTTCAACttatattatttgtaatttagatagataattgtgagataatCATTATGGGATTCACCTACCCAGATAGATATTCAGGAAGCCTAAGACCTGCTCTGGTAGATAAGTCTCATAAAGTACTCTCTCACAATAGCTTGTTAGGAGCAGGGGTTGAACCAGAATTTTTCAAAGAGGGGAATAAAATTAACCTAAAGCAACAAAATTTTGGagggtaaaaattaattttataggtTCATATCATAAAAATTTCGGAAgaaattctcaaaattttgagaaatttttcaaattttgcaaGGCCCGAAACCCCCTAGGCTAGGGGTGGCTACACCCCGCGCTTGTGTGGGagaacagtaaaaaaaaaaaaaaaaaagtttaagcaAATGAGGAGCCTAAATCATTTTATATATGCCTaatgaagattatttttattggttaattgaaaatattttgaagtcgTCCAATATTTTAGGCCGCgctaaattctaaaaaataatataatagaaactattttcaaatatattttactCGTAAACAAACTGGGCCTTGAACATATCAGTAAGGATTCTGCAGAAAAATGGATTACCAAGGACATGAATAGGAAGAGAGACAGAAAGAAGAGCATCTTGGATGAAACATCGAAGTTCCCAGAAATGGACTCCCACGCCAAACTTGCGATGCTTGGAGTCGCAATGAACAAAAAGAACACCGGCCTGAGCATTACCGGCAGGCCGCTGCTCCCAGATAGCCTCTGGTATAGCGTGACAAACAGCACCAAATAATGTGTGATGCCCAACGAAAACATGCACAGCGCACACTCTCTCCACCCCATTTGCGCCGCCGCCCGCGCCGCCGCGAAGTTCCCGATCACCGACAATTGACTCGCCGGATTAGCCATCGTCGATAACAGCCGCGGCCCTTTCGTAAACCACTGGCCGTAGATCTTAATATCTAGCACCACTATTGGGATAACAGACGCGAACCAAAGTACTTGATAGGAGATAGTGCTCGGAACAATGAAGCGCGATGATTGAAGCAAAAGGAGCCATGAAATCCATGGAGCAAACAGGTAATTCACTCCCACATGGTTGAAAAACTCGTTCTTAACCATTTCGAACCGAAACAAACATCTTAGAGTATAAACAAGGGATTGGGAAAGTAGTGTAAATAGAGCCAGTGACCATAAAAAAACGAAAGCCGTGGAGGGCAGCATTGAAAGCACCCGCCGGAAAGCATGTGCATCGTTGGTCGGCTCTCCGAGGGTTTTCCACAGTAAGACCTGGCTGCAGAGAGATAGGCTAATCCTGAAGTGGCCAGCATGAAATTTAGTTAAGATGAGTGATGAGGATCGTCTGATGATGATGGTCAAAGGTTCGCAATGTGGTTGCGCGGCGTCTTTCGTCGGTGCATGATCAACGGTGATCTGGATTTGGGGTTGAGATTGTCTCTGATCATCCATTTGGATGGAAGATTTTAGTGCTTGTTTCTTGCACGAACTGGTTGCTAGTTTATATAGGAATTTGGTGCGGATAAAAAGAATTATGGGATGTTGGAAAAGGGAAAAGCCCCTTCACGACAACAAGTTGCACAACCACTCACACTCATATAAGCCCCACCGATATGAATAATTGTACACAACGTACGTTGTTGTACAGGAATCGGTCCCCGTTGGAAAAATATGTCCTTGAAAGTGAAATAGGAGAAAGGTTGACTCGGCGGCTAGCCTTTTTGGACTTTGTTCGTCAAGAGCCATGCGTTGTTTTGAACTCTTTACAGCTAGATCGATGCATGATGGGTCCATCACTGGACTTAAATTCATtgatttaaacatgtgaaattAATGTATTTACTTGAGAACTTCCCAAAATATGTCACTTCCCGACAAAGCTTCAATTTAACCATTAAAACCCATTACAAAAATATAGgtatttagagccgttttaagtcCTTAAAGCGGCTCTAAACAATttgcactattttttttaaaaaaatgttttgagaacGGGTTAGCACATAAAGTATTAAATTTTCGAacagagcatttttttttttacctaaaacggctctaaattgaACCGCTTTTATAAAAGATACTCAAAACAGTtagagccacttttttaaagcgGCTCAAAATGGTTAGAGCCGCCTTTTAAAAGTGGCTCAAAATAGTTAGAGCCGCTTTAGAAAAATGGTTCaaaaattagagccattttaatgaccctaaaatggctctaaataaaaaattaaaaaaaaaaaaaaaaattgaaccgTTTTAGGGActctaaattataaaattaattatatatatatatatatatttaaaaaaaaagggacttgCAGAGCAGCGTTTGGTTACCTAGAAAATTAAAATccaccatttatttttttcttttccccattttccgaacaaccaaacaaattatAACAATTTCTCAAACACAATTCACGGCctaaaaaatacaaagagaaagaaatctttttttttttttttttttcttttttaatgaatgaataTGGTTTGCTGCAACCATGGCTAGATGAATcacaatcaagagaaaaaaatattttatcacaTTACTGCAACAACAAAGCAATAGACaacacaaaacaccaaaaccttTACAATAGGAACACCAAATACCACAACAACAAAGcagcaaaaacagaaaactaaaCAGAACAGCAAATACCTCCGTTGATGCTTTCAATAGGCTTCCATCAAATTCAGTCACAATATCACCTAGACAGATCCAGCACGATCAGCAGAAGATCCATGAGTTACCTagtcaaaaaaatgaaaaaaccaaaaaaatgagcaacatacattttcttcaaaatcaaaacaccaAAATCACAACATGCTGTGGGTCTCTTGAGACCCACGTAGATAGtgatcggagagagagagagagagagagagagaagaagaaaatgaaagaagaaagaaagggagaaaggaGAGATGGAGACATGAGAGTGACGATcagagagagagtaaagaaaGAGATCTAGATATTTTACGGGTgagtgaaaggaaaaaaaaaattaaaattcaaaaagttgaattttttttgctgTGCGCAGGGGACATGAAATTTTCTTGTCCTGCCcaaaatttagagccgttttggaaGAAAAGGGCTCCATTTGGAGCCATTTACCAGAACGATTCCAACTTGAGCCGTTTTGTTCCAAAAACTCcgagcttgtttggtaagtaattatgttgtggaatatttgtttgaatagtaattaaaagtgattgatgtgatataaaatttgagaatattttataggAAACTAaggaaagtgaaaaaagttttgttttgtagtaaattttttttttatttaaataataatacaaaattattgatgtgatataaaaagtataaaaaaaattagaatgttttttatttgatatttttaaaaaatgtgaaaagaaatagagggaaaatgaaaatacTTTGTCAAACTAGCaatccaattggagccg
The sequence above is drawn from the Alnus glutinosa chromosome 11, dhAlnGlut1.1, whole genome shotgun sequence genome and encodes:
- the LOC133882534 gene encoding S-type anion channel SLAH1-like; the protein is MDDQRQSQPQIQITVDHAPTKDAAQPHCEPLTIIIRRSSSLILTKFHAGHFRISLSLCSQVLLWKTLGEPTNDAHAFRRVLSMLPSTAFVFLWSLALFTLLSQSLVYTLRCLFRFEMVKNEFFNHVGVNYLFAPWISWLLLLQSSRFIVPSTISYQVLWFASVIPIVVLDIKIYGQWFTKGPRLLSTMANPASQLSVIGNFAAARAAAQMGWRECALCMFSLGITHYLVLFVTLYQRLSGSSGLPVMLRPVFFLFIATPSIASLAWESISGNFDVSSKMLFFLSLFLFMSLVCRPALFKRSMRKFNVAWWAYPFPLTVLAVASTKYAQEVRGGRAHGLMLLLSLLSVLVSLALLIITALTSNIYVLTSHKLASSPVQTPNPPGIPR